The genomic region GGTTGCTCCTATTGAACCCCCTGAGATTATTGCGAGATCGGCTCTTAAAGATTTAGATGAAAAACTAAAAAATTCTATTATTTCTATACAACAATATTTTTATGGTATCTCATTAATATTGCGCACTTATTTTGAAGCTGTTTTTAAATTAAACACAACCGATCTTACTACTTATGAGATATCTATTAAGATAGAAAATAGCGCTATAGCAAAAGAGCATCGTCAAGATTTTTTATCTATACTTTCTATGGCTGATGCAGTTAAATTCGCCAAAGCCCCGGCTACCGATAAAGAATGCTCCAATATCTTAAGACTCGCACAAGCCTTTATTACCATGACTTCCACGACAATTTCGCCTACAACTGATTTATCTCAAAGCGCTGAAAAATAATCTATTTGAATGGTGTGATTAATGGTTTTCTCGCACATTTGGTTATTTTGGATACTTGTTCCGCTTTGGGTTATTTTAAGCACCATTTGGCTGCTGTTTCGTCTTTTTGAATCTCGCGGGAAACTGCAGCGTTCTGCGGCACTGGCTTATTCGAATATCGCTAAATTTAATTATATTAAATCTACTTGGAGATATAAACTTAGCTTTTACATTAAGACACTTCGCCTCCTAACTCTTTTGGTTTTAATGCTAGCAATGGCACGGCCGCAAAGCGTGCTAGGTATTCGACCCGCTAGCACGTTAGGTATTGATATCATTTTAACAGTCGATACTTCTGGCAGCATGAAGGCTCTTGATCTCGATAGTGATCGCCCGATTTATAATCGGCGCACTCGCTTACAAGTGGTTAAAGACGTGGTTGCACAATTTATTAAAAAGCGCAACCAAGATCAAATTGGCTTAGTGGTCTTTGGCGTCGAAGCATTTTTGCAATGCCCGTTAACTCTTGATCATCATATATTGACTGTACTTTTAGACCGTATGCAAAATGGTATGGCTGGTGAAGCTACTGCCATTGGCTCAGGCATTGGCGCTGCAGTAAATCGTCTAAAAAAGTCAAAGGCAAAAAGCCGCGTAATGGTTTTACTAACCGACGGTATAAATAATGCCGGTCCACTTTCACCTATGCTTGCCGCTGAAATTGCGAAAACTTTCGATGTTAAAATCTATACCATAGGTGTTGGCACACGTGGTGAGGCGCCATTCATTGTGGAACAGCCATTTTTTGGTAAATCTATAGTATATGATGAGGTTAGTATTGACGAAGATGCTTTACGTGAAGTCGCCAATATTACCGGAGGCGAATATTTCCGTGCAGAAAACACTAAAAGTCTTGAAAATATTTATAAGCAAATCGATAAATTAGAAAAAAGCCAATCTGATACACCTGCAATTATTGATTATGATGAGCACGCTCCTGTATTTATCGGGATAGCTTTAGCGATGCTTATATTTGAGATACTCATATTGGGTACATGGCTTAGGAGATTGCCATGACAAATAAAAGCAATAAAAAAACAAATCTTAGAATTTTTTTAAAAATTGGCAATTTCATATTAATGGCTTGTTACAGCAGTGGTTGTAACTTACGCATTGGTGCACCAAATTATTTATGGTTGGCGTGGCTAATACCATTACTTGCAATATTTTTCTTCTATAGTATTGAAAAACGACAAAAGCTTGCCCGACGATTGATATCTACTCAATTGTTAGCTCGTACAACAATCGGCTTTAGCCATAGCCGTCTATGGTTAAAAGCATCGCTTTTGCTTTTTGCTACTGCTGCATTGGTAGTTGCTATGACATTACCTAAGTATGGCTTTACTTGGCAAGAAGTTAAGTGTCGTGGAGTTGATTTAGTAATCGCCTTAGATGTTTCTTTAAGCATGCAAGCAACTGATGATAACGCTAGTGGTAATACTTCTCGACTTGTACGCGCTAAAAGAAAAATTCACGATCTTGTGCAAATGCTTGATGGTGATCGAATTTCTTTAGTTGCCTTTGCCGGATCTGCTTTTGTTGCCTGCCCTTTAACTGTAGATTACGGTACCTTTTTAACATTTGTTGATGAAATGGAGCCAGAAGTTATCACTGCCAAAGGTACTAGTTTGGGTGATGCTATTCGCACCTCTCTTACAGCCTTTTCTGCTGGTGCTGGTGAGTCACAAGCAATTATATTCTTTAGCGACGGCGAACAAAACAGTGGTGATGCAAATCAAGCTGCGACAGAAGCACAAAAACAAGGCATACGAATTTATACTATTGGAATAGGGAGTAATGAAGGCGCACCAATTCCAACTACTGATGGTCATTTTAAACGCGATAAAAATGGTGACTTAGTGTTGTCAAAAATTGATGAAAGTGGTCTAAAAGAAATTGCTCTCCACACCGGCGGTACCTATATCCACGCTGTTACTAGCAATAGCGATCTTGAAACTGTTTACCGCAAAGGGATTAAGGGTTCTTTAGCAAGTCGAGATATTAATGGTCGTCGTCGTCAAAATTGGCATGAGCGATATCAATGGCTTACTGGTTTAGCTTTGCTATTGCTTAGTGCAGAGTTGCTTATAGCTGAGAAGAGGAAAAATAAAAATGCCTAGAATAATTCTTGTTATTACTTTGTTAATTACTACCGTGCCTTTTTGGGAAATGGCAACTGCCGCATCAAATTCATCGACCTCATCATCTACTTCTAATAAAATTTTTACTGACCCATTTAAAGCCTATGATGCTGGTGATTACGAGCAAGCCCTGCAACTGTTTCTTGATGCCGAGGTGAAACATCCAAATGATTCTCGTATCGCCTATGATATTGGCAATGCTAATTATCGTCGTGGTGATTTTAAAGCAGCAACAAAGGCCTACCAACGCGCCTTAGCTAGTAAAGATGCTAAATTGCGCACTAAGGCAAATTACAATCTTGGCAATGCTTATTTACGCGCACAACAATTTAAAGAGGCAATAAAAGCTTATGAAGATACGCTTAAACTTGCACCTAAAGATAAAGACACACAACATAATCTTGAAATTGCTCGCCGCTTATTAGAAATGCAGCAACAGCAGCAGCAGCAACAACAACAACAACAACAACAACAGTCTGACCCAAAAAACAACGAGCAACAATCTAAATTAGAAAATCAAGAAGAAAAAAACCAGCAACAAAGCCAACAATCATCGTCAGACTCAGTAAATAATTCTGCCAAGCAAGAGCAACAATCGGCTGCTACGGCAAACAATGAACAAAAAAAATTAGAACAAAACGAGAAGCCAAACACAAATTCTGCAGCAGCATCTGCAGCAAATGACAAAAAACAAGATAAGCTGCAAAAAAATCCTGCAACTTCCATGGATAGCAAAAAAGAAAATAATAATAAAAAACTTAGTCCTCAAGCAGCCGAACAACTATTACAGCAAATCGGTAATACCGGCCCGCGAATTCCACGTAATCAGCGTGGTGGCAAATCAACAACGCCGGCTAAGGACTGGTGAACATGCTCGGATACAAGATCATTATACTCATTTTATTAGTAACACTGATACATTCTACTACTGCGGCAGCTGCATCTATTAACGCACAACTTGATCGCTCTGAGTATACTATTGAAGATGAAATTTTATTAACCGTAACTATCGAAGGTAGTTCTACTAGTAAACCGCAAATTCCAAAACTTGATGCATTCTCTGTATCTGCTAGCGGACAGAGTTCTCAATATCAAATCATCAATGGTAGAACTTCATCTAGTGTAATCTACAATTATACTCTTATCCCTAAACGTAAAGGTACTTTTACTATTGCTAATATTAGCGCAACGATTGATGGTAAAAAATATCAAGCACCTGCAATAAAGGTCTTGATCACCAATACTTCTAAAGACTCACAACAAAATGGTCAGCCAGCATTTATTACCACCACAATTTCTAATCCAAAACCCTATGTTGGTGAACAGATTGTTTATACATTTCGTTTCTATCGTCGTGTTCCAATATATGACGCTAAATTACAGCTACCTGACTTTGAACAACTTTCGCCAGAATCACTCGGAGATGGCATTGAACGTCAAGAGCAATACCAGGGTCATATGTATAAAGTTACTGAAATAAAAAAAGCTCTTTTCGCACCCCAGGCTGGTGATTACACAATTGCAGCGGCTGCTTTAAATATTGAAATACCAGATAATCGCAACCGACGAAGAACTGGCCCTTTTGATGACTTTGATAGTACTTTTTCTTTTGGCGGCGGTTTATTAAATCGCACTCGTACTCGTGCAAAAACACTGCGCAGCGCCCCAATTTATTTGCACGCACGAGTATTACCAAAACCACCACCGAATTTTTCAGGTTTAGTCGGTAGCTTTTCTATTCAAACAGAGCTTAGCAAATCAGAGTTAAAAGTTGGTGACTCCACTACATTTAAAATTAGTGTTGTTGGCAAAGGCAATGTGCGTCACATGTCTGAACCAAAAATACCTGAACTTGAAAATTTTAAAGTCTATGATGATAAGCCTGACACTAAAATACAAATTGAAAATGATAATGTTACTGGTCAAACTAATTTTCGTAAAGCCTTAGTACCAATAAAAGCAGGTGATTATACTATTCCTTCAGTTAGTGTTTCATATTTTAATAGTAGTGAGAATAAATACATAACAATTTCAAGCCAACCGCTAGTAGTTAAAGTTTTACCAGGCACCACCAATGAAACCCTGCATGTTGTAGGGGAAGCAATGCCTTTTTCTGTATCAAAACAAGCTATCGAAATAATCGCTGATGATATTTTGCCTATTCACTCTCGCTCGGCACTTTGGACAAAACCTGAACGTAAATTTTGCTATCGTTTGGCAGTAGTTGCAGCAATAATACCACCGCTATTTTTCATTACCATTATGTTACTTGGACTTCATAAAGAAAAACTTCAGCGTGACCCCAGTTTGCAACGTCGTCGCTTAGCTAAACGTAATGCTCGTGCAATTCTTAAAACTGTACGTATCTTAAATAACACCAATGACACTAAATCAATTAACGCAATGCTTGAGCGGGCAATTAAAACTTATATTTGTGATAAACTCAATATTTCTGGTGGCGCTCTGACTGCTGATGAAATTAAAACCCGAATGCTTGAAAAAAACATCTCTATCGAAACAATTAATCACACTTACAATCAAATAATCGCGTTTGAAACCTCTACCTACAGCAATCAACAACTTGACCCTTCAGATTATACTGAACGGATAAACTCATGTGAAAAACTATTAACCAAGCTAGAGCAAAACATATAAGGCAATCGATATGAGTATTTTAAAATATTTTTCTATTTTTATGATTTTAATGTTTAGCAATACTATTGCGAATGCTAATGGGCTTGAATCGGATCATGATTTACTTTGGGCTGAGGCAAACACCGCTTATCGTAATGGGCAATATGATGTAGCGGCAAACAAATATCATGCTTTGCTTAGACAAAGCAGCGACGACGGGCAAGTATACTATAATCTTGGCAATAGTGAAATGCGCCTAGGCCATTTAGCACAAGCTATTGCAGCATATAGAGCTGCTAAAGTACGTCTACCTCGTGATGAAGATGTTGCGGCAAATCTAAGGCTTGCACGGGCACGCGTAAAAGATGCAGTACAGCCCCCAATTCCATCAACAACACGTAAAACGCTTTTCTTTTGGCATTACAGCTTATCAATCAATGAACTTATTACTACGATCATAATTGCAAATGCCTTTTTTTGGTTTACCTTATTAGCTCTATTTCTTCGACGGCGACGATTGATAACTTGGTATACTATTACTCTAGCTATCATTCTACTAACACTTGTAACATCTTATATAATACGTTCATCTTCACCAACTACTATTGCCGTAGTGCAATTAGCAAAACTCGATGTCTATTCAGGCCCTAATACTAATACAGTATTACGCTTTCGTCTTCATGAAGGAACTGAAGCGATAGTTACAGGTGCTGAAGAAAAATGGGTGTGCCTTGAATTAAGTGATGGCAAACAAGGATGGGTGCCAAGTGAAAGTGTAATTAAAGTAGTTTTATAGCTACCAATAATGATGCACTAGCGCTCGGATTTTTCTTTTATAAATTTCGTGAATAGATTGCATCACTGCGTCACTTAACGAGGGCATGTCGGCAGCAGCAACATTTTCTTCAGCCTGGGTTGCTCGTTTTGCCCCTGGTATTGCACAAGTTACTGCATCATTCATTAAGATCCAACGCAGAGCCATCTGCGCCATGGTTACCCCTGATGGCACTAGCTGACGCAACTCATCTACTGCTTCAAGCCCCGTTGCAAAATCAACGCCAGAAAAAGTCTCGCCTCGATCAAAAGCCGCACCTTGACGATTAAAAGCGCGATGGTCATCAGCAGCAAAAGTGCTCTGTTTAGTCATTTTGCCACCAAGCAACCCCGATGATAAAGGCAGGCGCGTTAAAATGCCGACCTTGCGACGTTTAGCTTCTTTAAAAAATAGTTCAGCAGGTCGCTGTCTAAATATATTATATATAATTTGTACAGTTTGCACATTTGGGTATTCAATAGCCTTCAGCGCTTCTTCAACTTTTTCAACGCTCACCCCATAATATTTAATTTTTCCAGCTTGCACTAAATCATCAAGCACCCCAAAAACCTCGGGACGATAATAAACCTCTGTAGGTGGACAATGTAGTTGCAACAAATCAAGCGCTTCTGTATTAAGGTTTTTTAAACTACGCTCGACAAACGCGGTGAGATTTTCACGATTGTAACCATCAGCCACATGGGGATTAAGTCGCCGCCCGGCTTTAGTAGCAACATGAATCTCTTCTGAACGCTCGCGACGCAATTTTGCAACTAAACGCTCACTGCGACCGTCGCCATATACATCAGCGGTATCAATAAAATTAACCCCTTTATCTATTGCTTTATGCAGCGCCGCCAAAGAATCGTTGTCACTTACCTCACCCCAAGTACCACCAATTGCCCAAGCGCCGAAGCTAATTGCAGATACTTGCCACCCTGTACGTCCGAGTTCACGATAAAACATGTATATTCTCCATTAGCAGTTTTCACCGTTATTGCGCGGATATTTTCAAAATTGGAATTTAAGTTAGCTCTTACTGCAATATAGTGCAAGCATAGGTATGGGTATCTCCAAGATTCGCTGTTGCTTTCTTGTTATTTTGCAAAAACTAGGGAGAAAAACTAGAGGGGTGCCCCTAATCTACCCTTAAAGGGCTTATAATTTATTTTGCGTTTCGCAATAATCAACCTGGTAACGATCTACTATACAGGTGGCAATTTCTTGTTTACTCCATCCTAACTTTTTATGCAGACGTAGGCGTAGCATTAAACCACGTTCAGTAAGACCGTTGGTCGTTTTAATATAACCTTCTTGATCAAAAATAAAATTACCTAGTGAATATGCGATTAAGCCATTTTTATATTCCGCAACAGGTTGCACAACATGTGGATGATGCCCTATTACAAAATTAACGCCATTATGCACTAGCCAATGTGCCAACTGTTGTTGTGCAGTATTTGGTATATTTGCATACTCATCGCCCCAATGAATCGTTGCCACTACAAAATCATTTACTGCAGCTATTTTTTGCAGAGATTTAGCAAATGATGGTTGCATTATTTTAATAATATTTTGTTTTGTAGTTGGTAAAAGCATTCCACTAATTATCGCAACTTTTAAGCCATTACGATTTATTTGTATAGGCAGTCCATCAAAACCTTGTACTGGGCTGCCTATAGTTAAAATGCCTACGCTATTAAGTAATTTTTGTGAATAATCAACCGCAAACGGCGAACAATGATTATTGGCCAAATTTAACACATCAAACCCTAAGTATAACAAAGCAATTAACTGTCGGTTAGGTGCAAAAAAAGTTAACGGCTCTATTGTTTGTGTTTCATCACCACTAAAACAAGCCTCCAAATTACCAATTGCTAAGTCGGCCTGGTGCAATGAAGACAATACTCGCTCAAATGCCTTTTTATAACCGTATCGATCAAGGCGTCTGCCAACCTCTCGCCCCAGCATTATATCACCAACAAAGCAAAGTAAATAACCAGCTAATAATAATTACCCGTGTTGTCACTACATACCAGCATAGTATAACGAGACTTCTTTAGCTTTATCTTCGCTAATAAAATTATTTACCCAAGCAGGACGCTGCGGTCTTTTACGCAATTGTTCACGCCATATTTGGTCATTGAGACGCTCCCCTAATATCATTTCATAATAAGACATAACCCCACCGCGACCAATGCGTGGCTTACCCTCGATTGAAAAAATTACGTAAATAGGATGTACATAACCAGTAGCAACATGCAAATAGCTGCCCGGTCCAGTGAATATATCAGCTATAAGCTGCGCATTATTCTCGTTAAGCAACATATCTTCTGGATTATTTTTACCAACAAGAATTGTTTCTTTCCAAAAATGTTCTAAATCACCACCAATAAACTCTATAAGTTGATACTCTTCTTTTGATAACATTTGACCATTTAATTCTTTATGAGAAATTTCTGCTAAAGAGGCGACAAGCTTTTCTAGTCGCACCATTGGTTTGTTAGTGTTCAATGGCATCAGTTGCCTT from Deltaproteobacteria bacterium harbors:
- a CDS encoding CapA family protein, which translates into the protein MLGREVGRRLDRYGYKKAFERVLSSLHQADLAIGNLEACFSGDETQTIEPLTFFAPNRQLIALLYLGFDVLNLANNHCSPFAVDYSQKLLNSVGILTIGSPVQGFDGLPIQINRNGLKVAIISGMLLPTTKQNIIKIMQPSFAKSLQKIAAVNDFVVATIHWGDEYANIPNTAQQQLAHWLVHNGVNFVIGHHPHVVQPVAEYKNGLIAYSLGNFIFDQEGYIKTTNGLTERGLMLRLRLHKKLGWSKQEIATCIVDRYQVDYCETQNKL
- a CDS encoding tetratricopeptide repeat protein is translated as MSILKYFSIFMILMFSNTIANANGLESDHDLLWAEANTAYRNGQYDVAANKYHALLRQSSDDGQVYYNLGNSEMRLGHLAQAIAAYRAAKVRLPRDEDVAANLRLARARVKDAVQPPIPSTTRKTLFFWHYSLSINELITTIIIANAFFWFTLLALFLRRRRLITWYTITLAIILLTLVTSYIIRSSSPTTIAVVQLAKLDVYSGPNTNTVLRFRLHEGTEAIVTGAEEKWVCLELSDGKQGWVPSESVIKVVL
- a CDS encoding VWA domain-containing protein, whose protein sequence is MARPQSVLGIRPASTLGIDIILTVDTSGSMKALDLDSDRPIYNRRTRLQVVKDVVAQFIKKRNQDQIGLVVFGVEAFLQCPLTLDHHILTVLLDRMQNGMAGEATAIGSGIGAAVNRLKKSKAKSRVMVLLTDGINNAGPLSPMLAAEIAKTFDVKIYTIGVGTRGEAPFIVEQPFFGKSIVYDEVSIDEDALREVANITGGEYFRAENTKSLENIYKQIDKLEKSQSDTPAIIDYDEHAPVFIGIALAMLIFEILILGTWLRRLP
- a CDS encoding tetratricopeptide repeat protein encodes the protein MPRIILVITLLITTVPFWEMATAASNSSTSSSTSNKIFTDPFKAYDAGDYEQALQLFLDAEVKHPNDSRIAYDIGNANYRRGDFKAATKAYQRALASKDAKLRTKANYNLGNAYLRAQQFKEAIKAYEDTLKLAPKDKDTQHNLEIARRLLEMQQQQQQQQQQQQQQQSDPKNNEQQSKLENQEEKNQQQSQQSSSDSVNNSAKQEQQSAATANNEQKKLEQNEKPNTNSAAASAANDKKQDKLQKNPATSMDSKKENNNKKLSPQAAEQLLQQIGNTGPRIPRNQRGGKSTTPAKDW
- a CDS encoding aldo/keto reductase produces the protein MFYRELGRTGWQVSAISFGAWAIGGTWGEVSDNDSLAALHKAIDKGVNFIDTADVYGDGRSERLVAKLRRERSEEIHVATKAGRRLNPHVADGYNRENLTAFVERSLKNLNTEALDLLQLHCPPTEVYYRPEVFGVLDDLVQAGKIKYYGVSVEKVEEALKAIEYPNVQTVQIIYNIFRQRPAELFFKEAKRRKVGILTRLPLSSGLLGGKMTKQSTFAADDHRAFNRQGAAFDRGETFSGVDFATGLEAVDELRQLVPSGVTMAQMALRWILMNDAVTCAIPGAKRATQAEENVAAADMPSLSDAVMQSIHEIYKRKIRALVHHYW
- a CDS encoding DUF3160 domain-containing protein, giving the protein MPYYRQQIYLSQQQMLKKRMPKEINDRRVKEVYSDWLYSLNSLLTPVPNSYPNFMRGKAYPFLRLNTYLASYTELKHDTVLYAKQGVAEMGGPDYEDTEIEIDTRGYVIPEFELYQRVYQLLKSIRAGLAKRQLMPLNTNKPMVRLEKLVASLAEISHKELNGQMLSKEEYQLIEFIGGDLEHFWKETILVGKNNPEDMLLNENNAQLIADIFTGPGSYLHVATGYVHPIYVIFSIEGKPRIGRGGVMSYYEMILGERLNDQIWREQLRKRPQRPAWVNNFISEDKAKEVSLYYAGM
- a CDS encoding VWA domain-containing protein, which codes for MTNKSNKKTNLRIFLKIGNFILMACYSSGCNLRIGAPNYLWLAWLIPLLAIFFFYSIEKRQKLARRLISTQLLARTTIGFSHSRLWLKASLLLFATAALVVAMTLPKYGFTWQEVKCRGVDLVIALDVSLSMQATDDNASGNTSRLVRAKRKIHDLVQMLDGDRISLVAFAGSAFVACPLTVDYGTFLTFVDEMEPEVITAKGTSLGDAIRTSLTAFSAGAGESQAIIFFSDGEQNSGDANQAATEAQKQGIRIYTIGIGSNEGAPIPTTDGHFKRDKNGDLVLSKIDESGLKEIALHTGGTYIHAVTSNSDLETVYRKGIKGSLASRDINGRRRQNWHERYQWLTGLALLLLSAELLIAEKRKNKNA
- a CDS encoding protein BatD, whose amino-acid sequence is MLGYKIIILILLVTLIHSTTAAAASINAQLDRSEYTIEDEILLTVTIEGSSTSKPQIPKLDAFSVSASGQSSQYQIINGRTSSSVIYNYTLIPKRKGTFTIANISATIDGKKYQAPAIKVLITNTSKDSQQNGQPAFITTTISNPKPYVGEQIVYTFRFYRRVPIYDAKLQLPDFEQLSPESLGDGIERQEQYQGHMYKVTEIKKALFAPQAGDYTIAAAALNIEIPDNRNRRRTGPFDDFDSTFSFGGGLLNRTRTRAKTLRSAPIYLHARVLPKPPPNFSGLVGSFSIQTELSKSELKVGDSTTFKISVVGKGNVRHMSEPKIPELENFKVYDDKPDTKIQIENDNVTGQTNFRKALVPIKAGDYTIPSVSVSYFNSSENKYITISSQPLVVKVLPGTTNETLHVVGEAMPFSVSKQAIEIIADDILPIHSRSALWTKPERKFCYRLAVVAAIIPPLFFITIMLLGLHKEKLQRDPSLQRRRLAKRNARAILKTVRILNNTNDTKSINAMLERAIKTYICDKLNISGGALTADEIKTRMLEKNISIETINHTYNQIIAFETSTYSNQQLDPSDYTERINSCEKLLTKLEQNI